The proteins below are encoded in one region of Streptomyces roseifaciens:
- a CDS encoding PQQ-binding-like beta-propeller repeat protein, producing MPPRKGLIALAVAVGLVLVVALGAGVWMLLPGDGTKDGSGKGGSGGSRATVSWSLPYTRSGLDHPRMIRGVWFTDKTVVKALPNRLVGLDPKTGGQRWEAPTPGSGSVLCQASTDSTAGIAVLARGAGQACHTFYAVDLTSGKTLWEHSTGSDEWAPSGSPRIARSGDVVVVSANDHVTTAFRVSDGKQLWKDDDKGLYEDDDAKDTCRGDGYTGGKQLLRIQHCLLGSKDPGTYLAAVDPATGHAKWKYRLGAYGGQGQVLATSPIVVDDPERPYEGMRVSVLDDNGKLRTRLEGTPKRRYGLTRGDGSAPAPDVRIAGDKLVMETDRDEKDSDDNNQLIAWSLTTGKRLWDQRATGYLQTFHLVATSDTDDILAYSAGNIHDPATLVRFDPTTGSRKTVRTYRPTPTKAWIGSDPYPAAHGKSLYLSAGYVSENKGTETERRQKSLIALPGNDN from the coding sequence GTGCCGCCGCGCAAGGGGCTGATCGCCCTGGCGGTGGCCGTCGGACTGGTCCTCGTCGTCGCGCTGGGAGCGGGCGTCTGGATGCTGCTGCCGGGGGACGGAACGAAGGACGGATCCGGCAAGGGCGGCTCCGGCGGAAGCCGGGCGACGGTGTCGTGGAGCCTGCCGTACACCAGGTCGGGGCTCGACCACCCCAGGATGATCCGTGGCGTGTGGTTCACCGACAAGACCGTGGTCAAGGCCCTGCCGAACCGCCTCGTGGGCCTGGACCCGAAGACCGGCGGACAGCGGTGGGAGGCCCCCACCCCCGGTTCGGGCAGCGTCCTGTGCCAGGCGTCGACGGACTCCACGGCGGGCATCGCGGTCCTCGCCCGCGGCGCCGGGCAGGCGTGCCACACCTTCTACGCCGTCGACCTGACGTCGGGCAAGACGCTGTGGGAGCACTCCACCGGCTCCGACGAGTGGGCTCCCTCCGGCAGCCCCCGGATCGCCCGCAGCGGCGACGTGGTGGTCGTCTCCGCGAACGACCACGTCACCACCGCCTTCCGGGTGAGCGACGGCAAGCAGCTGTGGAAGGACGACGACAAGGGCCTGTACGAGGACGACGACGCCAAGGACACCTGCCGGGGCGACGGTTACACGGGAGGCAAGCAGCTCCTGCGCATCCAGCACTGCCTCCTCGGCAGCAAGGACCCGGGCACGTACCTCGCCGCGGTCGACCCGGCCACCGGCCACGCGAAGTGGAAGTACCGCCTCGGCGCATACGGCGGGCAGGGACAGGTCCTTGCGACCTCCCCGATCGTCGTCGACGACCCCGAGCGGCCCTACGAGGGCATGCGCGTGAGCGTCCTCGACGACAACGGCAAACTCCGTACCCGCCTCGAAGGCACCCCCAAGCGCCGCTACGGCCTCACGCGCGGCGACGGCAGCGCCCCGGCCCCGGACGTCCGGATCGCGGGCGACAAGCTGGTCATGGAGACGGACCGCGACGAGAAGGACTCCGACGACAACAACCAGCTGATCGCCTGGTCCCTGACCACCGGAAAGCGCCTGTGGGACCAGCGCGCGACGGGCTACCTGCAGACGTTCCACCTGGTGGCGACGTCGGACACCGACGACATCCTTGCCTACTCGGCCGGCAACATCCACGACCCGGCCACCCTGGTCCGCTTCGACCCGACGACGGGATCCCGCAAGACCGTCCGCACCTACCGCCCCACCCCCACCAAGGCCTGGATAGGCTCCGACCCCTACCCGGCCGCCCACGGCAAGTCCCTCTACCTCTCGGCGGGTTACGTCTCGGAAAACAAGGGCACCGAGACCGAACGCCGCCAGAAGTCCCTGATAGCGCTGCCGGGCAACGACAACTGA
- a CDS encoding GGDEF domain-containing protein — MNLVLQALPIAAPTIGWAAHALFLVRRLRTARTDPLTGLMCREEFTSRAQRAVKRPHAAVLLLDLNGFKQINDTHGHDIGDQVIAAVGRRLSVWCRERGGFAARLGGDEFTAVVRLAPDADLDSELTYSLSARLSAPLETGSVTLSPRASIGICRTSHRPGAALSDLLRGADEAMYTAKRLGEHWRPAGPVDVYRTTSGRRDGRSGTRAGARSGARSGAHLTLLAPMRRNAS; from the coding sequence ATGAACCTCGTGCTCCAGGCCTTACCGATCGCCGCCCCCACCATCGGATGGGCCGCCCACGCCCTCTTCCTCGTCCGCCGCCTGCGCACCGCCCGCACCGACCCGCTCACCGGCCTCATGTGCCGCGAGGAGTTCACCAGCCGGGCGCAGCGGGCGGTGAAGCGGCCGCACGCAGCAGTCCTGCTGCTCGACCTCAACGGCTTCAAGCAGATCAACGACACGCACGGGCACGACATCGGCGACCAGGTCATCGCGGCGGTCGGACGGCGCCTGTCCGTCTGGTGCCGGGAGCGGGGCGGATTCGCGGCAAGGCTGGGCGGCGACGAGTTCACCGCCGTGGTGCGCCTCGCGCCGGACGCCGACCTGGACTCCGAGCTGACGTACAGCCTCTCCGCCCGTCTCTCGGCGCCGCTGGAGACCGGCAGCGTCACCCTCTCCCCGCGCGCCTCCATAGGCATCTGCCGCACCAGCCACCGGCCCGGCGCCGCCCTCTCGGACCTGCTCCGGGGCGCGGACGAGGCGATGTACACCGCCAAGCGGCTCGGCGAACACTGGCGTCCCGCCGGCCCCGTCGACGTCTACCGCACCACCAGCGGCCGCCGCGACGGCCGTTCCGGCACCCGCGCGGGTGCCCGCTCGGGTGCCCGCTCCGGCGCCCACCTGACACTGCTCGCACCGATGCGCAGGAACGCGTCGTAA